The Paenibacillus macerans genome includes a window with the following:
- a CDS encoding patatin-like phospholipase family protein — translation MRGMYTAGVLDCLSDWGLKFPLVASTSSSALIGSYFISEQRGQIYEAYNYLADNYRIISFKRMMTHKELFRMDLLFQLVPEKAAPFDFRAESNF, via the coding sequence ATGAGAGGCATGTATACGGCGGGAGTCCTGGATTGCTTAAGCGATTGGGGCTTGAAGTTTCCGCTGGTCGCCTCGACTTCCTCCAGCGCATTGATCGGCAGTTATTTTATTTCTGAACAGAGAGGTCAGATTTACGAGGCCTACAACTATTTGGCGGACAACTACCGGATTATCTCGTTCAAGCGGATGATGACCCATAAAGAATTGTTTCGAATGGACTTGCTGTTTCAACTCGTTCCGGAGAAGGCGGCGCCCTTTGATTTCCGCGCGGAGTCAAACTTCTGA
- a CDS encoding GtrA family protein — translation MENAIKRRNIKQFVQFACIALLNTAVAVATMNSLLFIQPDPSEVLLGMFNAVSYVMAVLNSYFWNSRVTFKGLARGTKRQRFRFFIQSLASLGINYFAFLTVNDLLAPLGLPNWIRYNAALGIAGAISSISSFMFIKYLVFSEMNTQGRGAVDKNRE, via the coding sequence ATGGAGAATGCGATAAAGCGGCGGAATATTAAGCAATTCGTTCAGTTTGCATGCATCGCCTTGCTGAATACGGCAGTAGCGGTAGCAACGATGAACAGCCTGCTCTTTATTCAACCGGACCCAAGCGAAGTCTTGTTGGGGATGTTTAATGCGGTCTCCTATGTCATGGCCGTGCTGAACAGCTACTTCTGGAACTCAAGAGTCACGTTCAAAGGCTTAGCGAGAGGAACGAAGAGGCAGCGATTTAGATTTTTTATCCAGTCGCTTGCAAGTCTGGGAATTAACTATTTTGCTTTCCTGACCGTGAACGATCTGCTCGCCCCCCTCGGTTTGCCGAATTGGATTCGCTACAATGCGGCATTGGGAATCGCGGGGGCGATCTCCTCGATTTCCAGCTTTATGTTTATCAAATATCTAGTATTCAGCGAAATGAACACTCAGGGGAGAGGTGCCGTTGACAAGAATAGAGAATGA
- a CDS encoding glycosyltransferase family 4 protein — protein MRIAIVTETFLPSTDGIVTRLTASIQHYLEAGHEVTIIAPDLGVSRFGAARIQGLPTSTLPFYRTKKFALPSRKVGMLLKEYGPDIVHVVNPALLGAAGVYYAKKLGIPLLASYHTNLSRYLDFYGLPFMRGLLWLYLRLLHNRASINLCTSRTVREELMKRKFRNVKLWGRGVDSQLFHPERYDASVRERLSQGFPDKKILLYVGRLAAEKEIEKLRDIFDASDQFVLVIVGDGPHRSALEKHFSGTDTLFTGFLYGQELAAVFASSDVFVFPSTTETLGLVLLEAMASGLPVVAARSGPTCEQINHESTGLLFDPGDHDGFIAAVCRFEDKMTRDAMSAAAYQASMGKGWKEVAEQALDYYRQTAKKGNERG, from the coding sequence ATGAGAATTGCAATCGTGACAGAAACCTTTCTTCCATCGACCGATGGAATTGTTACACGCTTAACGGCGTCCATACAGCATTACCTGGAAGCCGGACATGAGGTAACGATTATAGCGCCTGATTTAGGCGTATCGCGATTCGGCGCTGCCCGCATTCAGGGACTGCCGACAAGCACGCTTCCTTTTTATCGCACCAAAAAATTCGCATTGCCTAGCCGTAAAGTCGGCATGCTGCTGAAGGAATACGGTCCTGATATCGTACACGTCGTCAATCCGGCGTTGCTTGGCGCTGCCGGCGTATATTACGCGAAGAAATTGGGCATTCCCTTGCTGGCTTCTTACCATACGAATCTTTCACGGTATCTGGACTTTTACGGGCTTCCTTTCATGAGAGGGCTTCTATGGCTGTACTTGCGTCTGCTGCACAACCGGGCATCGATCAATTTGTGCACATCCCGAACGGTTCGTGAAGAGTTGATGAAACGCAAATTTCGCAATGTGAAGTTATGGGGCCGCGGTGTGGACAGCCAATTATTTCACCCCGAACGGTACGATGCAAGCGTGCGGGAACGATTGTCCCAAGGATTTCCTGACAAGAAAATTTTGCTATATGTGGGCAGACTTGCGGCAGAAAAGGAAATCGAAAAATTACGGGATATATTCGATGCCTCCGATCAATTCGTGTTGGTGATCGTTGGCGACGGGCCGCACCGCAGCGCTCTGGAAAAACATTTTTCCGGTACCGATACGCTTTTCACAGGTTTCTTGTACGGTCAGGAGCTTGCCGCAGTGTTTGCTTCCTCCGATGTTTTCGTTTTTCCGTCCACCACCGAAACGTTGGGGCTGGTTCTGCTTGAAGCGATGGCGTCCGGTCTGCCTGTCGTTGCAGCGAGAAGCGGACCGACCTGCGAGCAGATCAATCACGAAAGCACCGGTCTTTTGTTCGACCCGGGCGATCATGATGGATTTATTGCCGCAGTATGCCGGTTTGAAGACAAGATGACGAGAGACGCCATGTCAGCTGCGGCTTATCAAGCGAGTATGGGGAAAGGATGGAAGGAAGTCGCAGAGCAGGCTCTGGACTATTATCGGCAAACGGCAAAGAAGGGAAACGAACGGGGCTGA
- a CDS encoding response regulator transcription factor, protein MKCVLIVEDDKEIAAIERDYLEIHHIKAEIAPDGVTALDMMKAKRYDLLLLDVMMPFKDGFELCKEIRNVYDVPILLVTAKTESVDRIRGLGLGADDYISKPFDPAELVARVKSHLARYERLTSGSKERGALPKETEEVIAVEDLYIVPQGYKVFVRGEEVKLTTREFELLLFLSSHPNIVFSKEKLFERIWGGDYIGDNATVTVHINRIRSKIEKDSSNPQYIDTVWGAGYRFNKT, encoded by the coding sequence ATGAAGTGTGTGTTAATTGTTGAAGATGACAAAGAGATAGCCGCTATCGAAAGGGATTATCTGGAGATCCATCATATTAAGGCGGAAATTGCTCCCGACGGCGTTACGGCCCTTGATATGATGAAAGCCAAGCGATACGATTTGCTGTTGTTGGACGTCATGATGCCGTTTAAAGATGGATTTGAATTATGCAAGGAAATTCGCAATGTTTACGATGTGCCCATCTTATTGGTGACGGCCAAAACTGAATCTGTAGATCGCATCAGGGGATTGGGGCTGGGCGCGGATGATTATATATCGAAGCCATTCGATCCGGCAGAACTTGTGGCGAGAGTAAAATCACATCTTGCTCGCTATGAACGGTTGACAAGCGGAAGCAAAGAAAGGGGGGCTTTACCAAAAGAAACTGAGGAAGTCATTGCGGTAGAGGATCTGTACATCGTACCACAGGGTTACAAAGTATTTGTCCGAGGGGAAGAGGTGAAGCTTACCACCCGGGAATTTGAGCTGCTGCTGTTTCTTTCCAGTCATCCCAATATCGTGTTCTCCAAGGAGAAGCTCTTCGAACGAATCTGGGGAGGCGATTATATTGGCGACAATGCGACCGTCACGGTGCACATCAACCGAATCAGGTCGAAAATCGAGAAGGATAGCAGCAATCCGCAATATATCGATACCGTGTGGGGCGCCGGCTATCGCTTCAACAAAACCTGA
- a CDS encoding HAMP domain-containing sensor histidine kinase, whose translation MTIKKRLFNYNLLMVVIPLVAMLIIGSIFVFIVKALFSTDSKEIGPMNETFLEMMSIMDGVDMNGISEQAEVQNELMNRFADKKYFVYAKQGGQTLFTNMRDKEYSHISKYLSQDHLYTANQSLWVPDDDLYLWWNRIETDTTPVTLVIARFFDREDGAGHTVAFAMMSILIISAIVIMVILVSLYFANKMIEKIMVPLNHLCDGAQRIQEGDLSQDISCQGAEELEKVCDSFNQMQHQLKANLKKNEKYERDRNEMLAGISHDLRTPLTSIKSYVKGLLDDIAKTPDKQKEYLNVVYRKACVIESLINSLFLFSRLETDTFPYTFKSVSIQNFIVTLLDSLEYDLEKGNAVLTLNSSCTDQKVWMDGEQMTRAITNILDNSIKHNSNQKLHITVTMFEQDGQVIICIQDDGAGVSAEQLNRLFDSFYRGDESRNPATQGSGLGLAIAKRIVVANGGSISAESKNGLAIIIELPVEEVNP comes from the coding sequence GTGACGATAAAGAAGAGATTATTCAATTACAATCTGTTGATGGTTGTGATTCCGCTTGTCGCCATGCTGATTATCGGCTCCATATTCGTCTTCATTGTGAAGGCACTCTTCTCTACGGATTCTAAAGAGATTGGTCCGATGAACGAAACCTTTCTCGAAATGATGAGCATTATGGATGGAGTCGACATGAACGGGATTTCGGAACAGGCGGAGGTTCAGAACGAGTTGATGAATCGATTCGCCGACAAGAAATATTTTGTTTATGCCAAACAGGGCGGACAAACGCTGTTTACGAACATGAGAGATAAGGAATATTCACATATTTCCAAATACCTTTCCCAGGACCATCTATATACGGCCAATCAATCGCTTTGGGTTCCGGATGACGACTTATATCTTTGGTGGAATAGGATAGAGACCGATACGACGCCGGTTACATTGGTCATAGCGCGGTTCTTCGATCGGGAAGACGGAGCTGGCCATACGGTCGCATTTGCAATGATGTCAATTCTCATCATTTCGGCCATCGTCATTATGGTCATACTGGTAAGCTTGTATTTTGCCAATAAGATGATCGAGAAAATTATGGTTCCGCTTAACCACCTTTGTGACGGTGCGCAGCGCATTCAGGAGGGGGACCTCAGTCAGGATATTTCCTGTCAAGGCGCCGAGGAATTGGAAAAGGTCTGCGACTCCTTTAATCAAATGCAACATCAGTTGAAAGCGAATTTGAAGAAGAACGAGAAATATGAACGGGACAGAAACGAAATGCTTGCCGGGATTTCCCACGATCTTCGGACGCCGCTTACCTCCATCAAAAGCTATGTTAAGGGATTGTTAGATGATATTGCCAAAACCCCCGATAAGCAAAAGGAATATTTGAACGTGGTTTATCGCAAAGCTTGCGTAATCGAAAGCCTGATCAATTCCTTGTTTTTATTCTCAAGGCTTGAAACCGACACGTTCCCTTATACGTTCAAATCGGTTTCCATTCAGAATTTCATCGTTACGCTGCTGGATTCGCTGGAATACGACTTGGAGAAAGGCAATGCCGTTCTGACCCTGAATAGCAGCTGTACCGATCAGAAAGTGTGGATGGACGGAGAGCAGATGACACGCGCCATCACGAATATACTCGATAACAGCATCAAGCACAATTCGAACCAAAAGCTCCACATTACCGTTACGATGTTCGAGCAGGACGGTCAAGTGATCATTTGTATACAGGACGACGGGGCAGGAGTATCTGCGGAACAGCTGAATCGGCTGTTTGACAGCTTTTACCGGGGAGATGAGTCGCGCAATCCTGCCACGCAGGGAAGCGGACTTGGGCTGGCGATTGCGAAAAGAATCGTGGTTGCCAATGGCGGAAGCATCTCAGCTGAGAGTAAGAATGGACTGGCGATTATCATTGAACTTCCGGTGGAGGAGGTGAACCCATGA